One genomic region from Haloterrigena gelatinilytica encodes:
- a CDS encoding DUF5806 family protein yields the protein MDEDGLDASRFAADDESPSRADTDPESDASADDADGDGPMPNVPDPDPQENDVPEDVQKYARFTKMDGAQYDRVNEFLRDRTYVTAREWAIARLCSDFRTETGVEMTKIGENLPELVPFMTDTYTPQAVNQARASFEEKVRKAGATFLYGAMCDFFTAEELDDVMYESTEVAKFLLEVEGVDLSVEEELEAEERISSVMREVREASEELREREDEE from the coding sequence ATGGACGAGGACGGACTGGACGCCTCCCGGTTCGCGGCCGACGACGAATCGCCCTCCCGAGCGGACACCGACCCCGAATCCGACGCGAGCGCCGACGACGCGGACGGCGACGGACCGATGCCGAACGTTCCGGATCCCGATCCCCAGGAGAACGACGTGCCGGAGGACGTACAGAAGTACGCCCGCTTTACGAAGATGGACGGCGCGCAGTACGACCGGGTCAACGAGTTCCTTCGGGACCGCACCTACGTCACCGCCCGCGAGTGGGCCATCGCCCGCCTCTGTTCGGACTTCCGGACCGAGACCGGCGTCGAGATGACGAAGATCGGCGAGAACCTTCCCGAACTGGTCCCCTTCATGACCGACACCTACACCCCGCAGGCGGTCAATCAGGCCCGCGCTTCCTTCGAGGAGAAGGTTCGCAAGGCGGGCGCGACCTTCCTCTACGGCGCGATGTGCGACTTCTTCACCGCCGAGGAACTCGACGACGTCATGTACGAGTCGACCGAGGTCGCCAAGTTCCTGCTGGAGGTCGAAGGCGTCGACCTCTCCGTCGAGGAGGAACTCGAGGCCGAGGAGCGCATCTCGAGCGTGATGCGCGAGGTTCGCGAGGCGAGCGAGGAGTTGCGAGAGCGAGAGGACGAGGAGTGA